The following proteins come from a genomic window of Mariniflexile sp. TRM1-10:
- a CDS encoding acyl-CoA dehydrogenase family protein, with protein sequence MKPDLFEAPDYYNLDDLLSEEHKLVRNAARAWVKREVSPIIETYAQKAEFPMQIINGLAEIGAFGPYIPVEYGGAGLDQISYGLIMQEIERGDSGVRSTASVQSSLVMYPIWKYGTEAQRQKYLPKLASGEWMGCFGLTEPDHGSNPSGMVTNFKDMGDHYLLNGAKMWISNAPFAQVAVVWAKDETGKIHGLLVERGMEGFTTPETHNKWSLRASATGELIFDNVKVPKENILPNKSGLGAALGCLDSARYGIAWGAIGAAMDCYDTALRYSKERMQFGKPIGQFQLQQKKLAEMITEITKAQLLTWRLGVLRNENKATSAQISMAKRNNVDMAITIAREARQILGGMGITGEYSIMRHAMNLESVITYEGTHDIHLLITGLDITGLNAFK encoded by the coding sequence ATGAAACCAGATTTATTTGAAGCACCCGATTATTATAATCTTGATGATTTACTTTCCGAAGAGCATAAATTAGTTCGAAATGCTGCCAGGGCTTGGGTAAAACGTGAGGTCTCTCCTATAATTGAAACATATGCCCAAAAAGCAGAATTCCCCATGCAAATTATTAATGGTTTGGCAGAAATTGGTGCTTTTGGTCCTTACATTCCTGTGGAATACGGTGGAGCTGGCTTGGACCAAATTAGTTATGGTTTGATTATGCAGGAAATAGAACGTGGCGATTCTGGAGTCCGCAGTACCGCTTCGGTACAATCTAGTTTAGTCATGTATCCCATCTGGAAATATGGCACCGAAGCCCAACGTCAAAAATACTTACCCAAATTGGCAAGTGGTGAATGGATGGGTTGCTTTGGTTTAACCGAACCCGACCACGGCAGTAACCCAAGTGGCATGGTAACCAACTTCAAGGACATGGGCGACCATTACCTTTTAAATGGTGCTAAAATGTGGATAAGCAATGCACCTTTTGCACAAGTAGCCGTTGTTTGGGCTAAAGATGAAACTGGAAAAATACATGGTTTACTGGTTGAACGTGGCATGGAAGGTTTTACAACTCCAGAAACACATAATAAATGGTCGCTTCGCGCATCTGCAACAGGTGAACTTATTTTTGATAATGTAAAAGTGCCTAAAGAAAATATATTGCCTAATAAATCTGGATTGGGCGCAGCACTTGGGTGTTTAGATTCTGCACGATACGGCATTGCTTGGGGTGCTATTGGCGCAGCCATGGATTGTTACGATACAGCACTTAGATATAGTAAAGAACGTATGCAATTTGGTAAACCCATAGGCCAATTTCAACTGCAACAAAAAAAATTAGCTGAAATGATTACCGAAATTACCAAGGCACAACTTTTAACTTGGCGACTTGGGGTTTTGCGTAATGAAAACAAAGCAACCTCAGCTCAAATATCTATGGCAAAACGCAACAATGTAGATATGGCCATTACAATAGCCCGAGAAGCACGCCAAATACTTGGAGGCATGGGTATAACTGGCGAATACTCTATTATGCGCCACGCTATGAATCTTGAAAGTGTTATTACTTATGAAGGTACGCACGATATTCATTTGCTTATCACGGGACTGGATATAACTGGCTTAAATGCTTTTAAATAG
- a CDS encoding ferritin-like domain-containing protein — MKYAEKISNKLNELLIKNYDAEKRYLSAIDTIEDGRLKMFFKRRATDRSKFAKELRTEILRYGQIPDDSGSLTETLNRNWVNLKSLLNSNNEKVVLEAAIEFEEGILEDYNEFLKDRTLPPSIDSLLITH; from the coding sequence ATGAAATACGCAGAAAAAATCTCTAATAAATTAAACGAATTGCTAATAAAGAATTATGATGCTGAAAAAAGGTATTTAAGTGCTATAGATACTATAGAAGATGGCAGGTTGAAAATGTTTTTTAAGCGAAGAGCTACAGACCGAAGCAAATTTGCGAAAGAATTAAGAACGGAAATCTTGCGTTATGGTCAAATTCCCGACGACTCGGGTAGTTTAACAGAAACCCTTAACAGAAATTGGGTAAATCTAAAATCTCTATTGAATTCTAATAATGAAAAGGTCGTTTTAGAAGCGGCTATTGAGTTTGAGGAAGGCATTTTAGAAGATTATAATGAGTTTTTAAAAGACAGGACATTACCACCAAGTATAGATTCGTTATTGATAACACATTAA
- a CDS encoding DUF2383 domain-containing protein, with the protein MKSLEKILSKLNNLLIMNYEIEKVYLEAQDLAADDNLKAFFRERSFERNEFGRQLRAEIVKLEGKPKQLNVSSSDFDRIWMNFRDLIISNNETDLMEEIYSLKKFNIEKYNELLRQINLPLSTCKLLIKQQDSIYNHMNAMKREEEFVL; encoded by the coding sequence ATGAAGTCATTAGAAAAAATTTTAAGTAAGCTCAATAATTTGTTAATTATGAATTACGAGATTGAAAAAGTTTATTTGGAAGCTCAAGATTTAGCTGCTGATGATAACTTAAAAGCATTTTTTAGAGAAAGAAGCTTTGAAAGAAACGAATTTGGCAGGCAGTTAAGAGCTGAAATTGTAAAGTTAGAGGGCAAGCCCAAACAATTGAATGTATCAAGCAGTGATTTTGATAGAATTTGGATGAATTTTAGAGATCTCATTATATCAAATAATGAAACTGATTTGATGGAGGAAATTTATAGTTTAAAAAAATTTAATATTGAAAAATATAATGAGTTACTAAGGCAAATTAACTTACCGTTATCAACATGTAAGTTGTTGATAAAACAACAAGATAGTATTTATAACCATATGAATGCCATGAAAAGGGAAGAAGAATTTGTTCTCTAA
- a CDS encoding 30S ribosomal protein S16, with the protein MPVKIRLQRHGKKGKPFYWIVAADVRSKRDGKYLEKLGIYNPNTNPATIDLNVDGAVQWLQNGAQPTDTAKAILSYKGALLKNHLAGGVRKGALTEEQAEAKFTAWLEEKAGKVGAKTDGLAKAQAEAKAKALEAEKAANEARIAAAAPVVEEEEVVEEEATEVVAEETATEEAPATEAEAPKEEE; encoded by the coding sequence ATGCCAGTAAAAATTAGATTACAAAGACATGGTAAAAAAGGGAAACCTTTTTACTGGATTGTTGCAGCCGATGTACGATCAAAAAGAGATGGTAAATATCTTGAAAAATTAGGTATTTATAACCCAAACACAAACCCAGCAACTATAGATTTAAATGTTGATGGCGCTGTACAATGGTTGCAAAATGGTGCACAACCAACCGACACAGCTAAAGCTATTTTATCTTACAAAGGTGCTTTACTAAAAAATCACCTTGCAGGTGGTGTTAGAAAAGGTGCTTTAACAGAAGAACAAGCTGAAGCTAAATTTACTGCCTGGTTAGAAGAAAAAGCAGGTAAAGTTGGTGCTAAAACCGATGGTTTAGCTAAAGCACAAGCTGAAGCTAAAGCTAAAGCGTTAGAAGCTGAAAAAGCTGCTAACGAAGCTCGTATTGCTGCCGCTGCTCCTGTTGTTGAAGAGGAAGAAGTTGTAGAAGAAGAAGCAACTGAGGTTGTGGCTGAAGAAACTGCTACCGAAGAAGCTCCTGCTACTGAAGCTGAAGCACCAAAAGAAGAAGAATAA
- a CDS encoding lactonase family protein: protein MKHLLLFLATAFIFLNIKAQNIPLYVGTYTDGSSEGIYKLQFNQKTGELSHLQLAIATENPSFITYSPNKKYLYAVSESLGGSVSSFKIQENGLLKFLNKVSSNGTGPCHISLNKQGNKAVVSNYRGGSAAVYSISRDGKLNEASQVFEYNTTDKVSHAHSGQFFRDELFIADLGMNAVYQYKLKNNSYELATPSIFKTTENPGPRHFALTKNGQFIYIINEYGSSVTSVKKTDSGFEQIDYDTTLDENYKEKNACADIHLSKNELYLYGSNRGENTIVVFKRNKYDGTLEKIQTVPVHGDWPRNFTLDPTGKFLLVANQKSQNIAVFSIDASTGTLTFLHDVKVPTPVCLLF from the coding sequence ATGAAACATCTATTACTATTTCTTGCAACTGCATTTATTTTTTTAAACATCAAAGCTCAAAATATTCCGCTATATGTTGGCACCTATACCGATGGTTCCAGCGAAGGCATTTACAAGTTACAGTTTAACCAAAAAACAGGAGAACTTAGTCATTTACAATTAGCTATAGCGACCGAAAATCCTTCATTTATAACATACTCACCAAATAAAAAATATTTATACGCCGTAAGCGAAAGCCTTGGCGGCTCTGTTTCTTCTTTTAAAATTCAAGAAAACGGCTTATTAAAGTTTTTAAACAAAGTAAGCAGTAATGGCACAGGTCCCTGCCATATTTCGTTAAACAAGCAGGGAAATAAAGCTGTTGTTTCAAATTATCGTGGAGGTAGTGCAGCCGTTTATAGCATTTCAAGGGACGGAAAACTCAATGAAGCCTCCCAAGTTTTTGAATACAACACCACAGATAAAGTATCTCATGCACATTCCGGTCAATTTTTTAGAGATGAATTATTTATAGCCGACTTGGGCATGAATGCTGTTTATCAATACAAGCTAAAAAATAACAGTTATGAATTGGCTACGCCTTCAATTTTTAAAACCACCGAAAACCCAGGCCCAAGACATTTTGCTTTAACAAAAAACGGTCAATTCATCTATATCATTAACGAGTACGGAAGCTCTGTAACTTCGGTTAAAAAAACAGACTCTGGTTTTGAACAGATTGATTACGATACCACTTTAGATGAAAATTATAAAGAAAAAAATGCTTGTGCCGATATTCATTTATCTAAAAACGAACTTTATTTATATGGTTCCAACCGAGGTGAAAATACCATCGTAGTTTTCAAAAGAAATAAATATGATGGCACCTTAGAAAAAATTCAAACGGTACCAGTTCATGGCGATTGGCCAAGAAATTTTACCCTTGACCCTACTGGAAAATTTTTATTGGTTGCCAACCAAAAAAGCCAAAACATAGCCGTTTTTAGTATAGACGCTTCCACGGGAACACTTACTTTTTTACATGATGTAAAAGTACCCACGCCTGTTTGCTTATTATTTTAA
- the rimM gene encoding ribosome maturation factor RimM (Essential for efficient processing of 16S rRNA) → MKKEDCFYLGKIVSKYSFKGELLIKLDTDQPELYEDLDAVFIEVRNTLLPFFIERSQLHKSDLLRVQFEDVTNEADADSLIKSDVYLPLEFLPKLEGNKFYFHEVIGFTMEDINYGKVGTIVGINDSTAQALFEVENNGKEILIPMNDEFIEKVDRKNKTVFVKTPEGLIDLYL, encoded by the coding sequence ATGAAGAAAGAAGATTGTTTTTATTTAGGTAAAATTGTATCAAAATATAGTTTTAAAGGTGAACTTTTAATTAAATTGGATACCGACCAACCTGAATTATATGAAGACCTTGACGCCGTGTTTATTGAGGTCCGTAACACATTACTCCCCTTTTTTATTGAACGCTCACAGCTTCATAAATCAGATTTATTGCGTGTGCAGTTTGAAGATGTTACAAACGAAGCCGATGCCGACTCTTTAATAAAAAGCGATGTGTATTTACCACTCGAGTTTTTACCAAAACTAGAAGGCAACAAATTCTATTTTCATGAAGTTATTGGGTTTACTATGGAAGATATAAATTATGGAAAAGTGGGCACTATCGTTGGCATTAATGATTCTACCGCGCAAGCCTTATTTGAAGTTGAAAACAATGGGAAAGAAATTCTTATCCCTATGAATGATGAGTTTATTGAAAAAGTAGATAGAAAAAATAAAACGGTTTTCGTTAAAACCCCAGAAGGATTGATTGATTTGTATTTATAA
- a CDS encoding tRNA1(Val) (adenine(37)-N6)-methyltransferase encodes MSNKPFKFKQFEINQDKCAMKIGTDGVLLGAWTPIQQNPFSILDIGAGTGIVALMLAQRSHAELIDAIEIDDDAYEQCVNNFEQSPWGDRLFCYHASLDEFVAEIEDQYDLIISNPPFYSEDYKSENLQRDLARFNDALPFDHLIESVSKLLSENGIFSVIIPFKEEASFIKIAATFHLFPNRILQVKGNPSSEIKRSLIAFSFSETCAEQSRSSVIKKETLIIETGRHEYTEDYINLTKDFYLKMS; translated from the coding sequence ATGTCTAATAAACCGTTCAAATTCAAACAATTCGAAATCAACCAAGATAAATGTGCCATGAAAATTGGTACCGATGGCGTACTTCTGGGTGCTTGGACCCCTATACAACAAAATCCGTTTTCCATATTAGACATTGGTGCAGGCACAGGTATTGTAGCGCTCATGCTAGCACAACGTAGTCATGCCGAACTTATTGACGCTATTGAAATTGACGACGATGCCTACGAACAATGTGTAAATAATTTTGAACAATCGCCTTGGGGAGACAGACTCTTTTGCTACCATGCGTCTTTAGATGAGTTTGTTGCAGAAATTGAAGACCAATACGACCTCATTATATCAAATCCGCCTTTTTATTCAGAAGATTATAAATCTGAAAACCTACAACGCGATTTAGCCCGATTTAACGACGCCTTACCTTTTGACCATCTAATTGAAAGCGTTTCTAAGTTATTATCCGAAAACGGCATCTTTTCTGTTATTATACCTTTTAAAGAAGAAGCATCATTCATTAAAATAGCTGCAACATTCCATTTATTCCCAAACAGAATTTTACAGGTAAAAGGAAATCCTTCTTCAGAAATTAAAAGAAGCCTCATAGCGTTCTCGTTCAGCGAAACCTGTGCTGAGCAAAGTCGAAGTAGCGTCATAAAAAAAGAAACCCTTATTATTGAAACAGGGCGCCACGAATATACAGAAGACTATATAAATCTGACAAAAGATTTCTATTTAAAAATGTCATAA